A stretch of the Salmo salar chromosome ssa20, Ssal_v3.1, whole genome shotgun sequence genome encodes the following:
- the LOC106580803 gene encoding protein PXR1 has protein sequence MDFDLASAVGKDDQVKKDDASGQEQNALFGWGKKKDKDGDKDKSASKDKVKSKDRKDSDKSKDHKEDKDKSKEHKDKKHCDKKDKGHKKKKDKKPKEHQDKDDGSSSSSSSSSSDEDEGKNKHH, from the exons ATGGATTTCGATTTGGCTTCAG CTGTAGGTAAAGATGATCAGGTGAAAAAGGATGATGCCTCTGGCCAGGAACAGAACGCCCTCTTTGGATGGGGGAAGAAGAAGGACAAAGATGGGGATAAGGACAAG AGTGCATCCAAGGACAAAGTCAAATCAAAGGACCGCAAGGACAGTGACAAATCGAAGGACCATAAGGAGGACAAAGACAAGTCTAAGGAACATAAGGACAAGAAACATTGTGACAAGAAGGACAAAGGTCATAAGAAGAAGAAAGACAAGAAGCCCAAAGAGCATCAGGACAAAGATGAtgggtcttcttcttcttcctcctcgtcCAGCAGCGATGAG